The sequence below is a genomic window from Croceicoccus marinus.
CCCCGGCCCTTTTCCGATCCCGCCTTGCGCGCCCTATTCCTGCGTTGCACGCAAAAGTCCACCTGTCCTATCGGCGCCTGCATATTGAATGTTTCACGAAAGGCCCCCGGCATGACCACGATAGTCTATGGCATTCCCAATTGCGACACGGTGAAGAAGGCCCGCAACTGGCTGGATGACGCCGGGATCGCCCATGCGTTCCACGATTACAGGAAACAGGGCGTGCCGGAAGCGCATCTGAAGGCATGGATTGCCGACAAGGGCTGGGAGCCGATCCTGAACAAGCGCGGCACGACGTTCCGCAAGCTGCCCGATGAGGACCGGCAGGACATCGATGCCGCCAAGGCGGAGGCGCTGCTGATGGCAAACCCGTCGATGATCAAGCGGCCCATCGTGGAGCATGACGGCGGGTTGCTGGTGGGCTTCGATGCCGGCGAATGGTCGGCGTCGCTTAAATAACTATTGCGACGCACTCGCAATATAACGCAGAGCGCCTATCTGGGTCATCGGAAACGAACGGAAGGATCATCATGGCACGCCCCGAACCGCGCACGCTTGCTCTCCTGTCTCGCACCCGGGTGACGCCCAACATGGTCCGCTTGCGGCTGGGCGGTTCGGGGATGGCCGGTTTTCCGGAAGGCTCGCAGGGCGGATATGTGAAGCTGCGCCTGTCCGACGGCGCGGAGGGTGCGAGGCCGGTGGTACGCACCTATACGATCCGGCAGCAGGGCGCGGAATGGATCGATCTGGACTTCGTGGTGCACGGTCTGGACCATGAAAGCCCCGGTCCCGCCGTCCAATGGGCACTGGATGCGCAGCCCGGCGACATCATTTCGGTCGGCGGTCCCGGTCCGGCCAAGCCGCTGCCCGAAGACATGGATTTTTACCTGGTGGCGGGCGACATGACTGCGCTGCCCGCCATCTCGGTCAATCTGGAAGCGCTGCCCCGACATGCGCGCGGCGCGGCGGTGATCGAGATCCAGCACGAGGACGACCGGCAGGATCTGATCGTGCCGGAGGGGCTTGCGGTTCACTGGCTGGTCAACCCGCATCCCGGCAGCGATCCGGACCTGCTGGTGCGAAAGCTGCGCGAACTGGGATGGCGGGACGGCGAGACCTATGCCTGGGTTGCGGCGGAATTCGCGGCCATGCGGGCGCTGCGCGACTATTTCCGCAGCGAGCGCGGGCTCGGTCCCGACCGGCTCTATGCCTCAAGCTATTGGAAGCAGGGCGAGGACGAGGACAGCCACCGCGTGACCAAGCGGGCCGATGCGGAACTGGCGGCCTGATCAGGCCCGGCGCGCGGTCGCGATATAGTTGAGCGAGAGATCGCCCGAAAGCTCGAGCCCCCGCATCGGCGAAAAGGCGATGCCCTGCGGCGCGCCCATTACAAGCCCCGCGGCGGCGAGCAGTTCGCTCAATTCGTCGGGGGTGACGAAATCCTCCCAGTGATGCGTGCCGCGCGGGACCATGCCCAGACGCTCGGCCCCTTCGACCAGCAGCAGCTTCGAACGCGTGGTGCGATTGGGGGTGGAAATCACCATCAGCCCGCCATCCGCCAGCCGTTCCTGAAGCTGGTGGACGAAGGCGCCCTTGTCCGCGACATGCTCGATCACCTCCATCGCGGTGACGAGGTCGAACCGATCGGCCTGCAATTCCGCCAGCTCGCCCGCGTGATAGGTGATGTCCAGCCCTGCCGCCCTGGCATGCGCGCGCGCCGCGCCGATGTTCTCGGCCGCCGCGTCGACGCCGGTGACCTGCGCGCCCAGCCTTGCCAAAGGCTCGCACAGCAGGCCCGCACCGCAGCCGACGTCCAGCGCGGCCTTGCCCGCCAGCGGATGGCGCGCGCGAATGTCGCCGCCCCAGTGCATGTCCACCGCCTCGCGGATGAAGCCCAGCCGGACCGGGTTCAGCCGGTGCAGCATCGCGGAGGAGCCTTTCGGATCCCACCAGTCTGCCGCCAGCGCGCCGAAATGGGCGGCTTCCTCGGGACGGATGGTTACAGGTGATATTGTTGCATTGGCCATGCCATACCCTTAACAGCGCGCAGTTCGAACGGCCAGCATTCGCGTGGCCGACCTTGGCAGACAGACAGAGAAGGCGAAGCATAGTGGCTCGCATCGTGATGAAGTTCGGCGGCACCTCGATGGCGGGGACGGAGCGTATTCGCCGCGTCGCCAATATCGTGCGCCGCCAGCAGGCCGCGGGGCACGAGGTGGCGGTGGTCGTTTCGGCCATGGCGGGCGAGACCGACCGGCTGGTCAATTTCTGCCGCGAGGCCAATCCGCTCTACGACCCCGCCGAATATGACGTGGTTGTCGCCGCGGGCGAGCAGATCACCAGCGGGCTTCTGGCGCTGACGCTGCAGGCGCTGGGCTGCAAGGCGCGGTCGTGGCTGGGCTGGCAGGTCCCGATCCACACCGACAACGCCCACGCCAAGGCGCGCATCGGCGAGATCGACGCCGCCGAAATGATTGCCAGCATGCAGGCGGGCGAGATCGCGGTGATCCCCGGTTTCCAGGGACTGGCCGAGGATGGCCGCGTCGCCACGCTGGGCCGGGGCGGCAGCGATACCAGCGCCGTGGCGGTCGCCGCCGCGGTCAAGGCGGACCGCTGCGACATCTATACCGATGTCGACGGCGTCTATACCACCGACCCGCGCATCGTCGCCAAGGCCCGCAAGCTTAAGGCCGTGACGTTCGAGGAAATGCTCGAGCTTGCCTCGGTCGGGTCCAAGGTGCTGCAGACCCGCTCTGTCAGCCTTGCGATGAAGGAAAAGGTACCCGTCCAGGTGCTGTCGTCGTTCATCGACGACGATGCGCCTTTGGCCGATGAATTGCCCGGAACGCTGATCGTCAGCGAGGAAGAGCTTGAAGGACTCGACATGGAAAGCCAGCTGATCACCGGCATTGCCGCCGACAAGAACGAAGCCAAGGTCATCCTGACCCGCGTGCCCGACCGCCCCGGCGCGGTGGCCAGCATCTTCACCCCGCTGGCGGCGGCCAACATCAACGTCGACATGATCATCCAGAACGTGGGCCGCGACAAGGGCGAGACCGACGTGACCTTCACCGTGCCGGGCGCCGACCTGGTGCGCACCCAGGCGCTGCTGGAAGAGCACAAGCCCCAGATCGGCTTCAACCGCGTGATCACCGATCCCAAGGTTGCGAAGATCAGCGTCGTGGGCGTGGGCATGCGCAGCCACGCGGGCATCGCCAGCACCATGTTCAAGGCGCTGGCCGATCGCGGCATCAACATCCAGGCGATCTCGACCAGCGAGATCAAGGTGTCGGTGCTGATCGACGAGGACGAGACCGAGCTGGCCGTGCGCGTCCTGCACACCGCCTATGGGCTGGACGCGGTCGACGACGCGGCCTGAGCGGACCGTTCGCGGATCCGCGGCGCAAGCGGATCCGCTGCGGCGGCCATTGCGGCGCTGATCGCGGCTTTAAGCGCCGGGCGCGGCGGGATGCGCGCTGCCCGGCGGAATTGCGCGGC
It includes:
- a CDS encoding ArsC family reductase, with the protein product MTTIVYGIPNCDTVKKARNWLDDAGIAHAFHDYRKQGVPEAHLKAWIADKGWEPILNKRGTTFRKLPDEDRQDIDAAKAEALLMANPSMIKRPIVEHDGGLLVGFDAGEWSASLK
- the ubiG gene encoding bifunctional 2-polyprenyl-6-hydroxyphenol methylase/3-demethylubiquinol 3-O-methyltransferase UbiG, which encodes MANATISPVTIRPEEAAHFGALAADWWDPKGSSAMLHRLNPVRLGFIREAVDMHWGGDIRARHPLAGKAALDVGCGAGLLCEPLARLGAQVTGVDAAAENIGAARAHARAAGLDITYHAGELAELQADRFDLVTAMEVIEHVADKGAFVHQLQERLADGGLMVISTPNRTTRSKLLLVEGAERLGMVPRGTHHWEDFVTPDELSELLAAAGLVMGAPQGIAFSPMRGLELSGDLSLNYIATARRA
- a CDS encoding aspartate kinase → MARIVMKFGGTSMAGTERIRRVANIVRRQQAAGHEVAVVVSAMAGETDRLVNFCREANPLYDPAEYDVVVAAGEQITSGLLALTLQALGCKARSWLGWQVPIHTDNAHAKARIGEIDAAEMIASMQAGEIAVIPGFQGLAEDGRVATLGRGGSDTSAVAVAAAVKADRCDIYTDVDGVYTTDPRIVAKARKLKAVTFEEMLELASVGSKVLQTRSVSLAMKEKVPVQVLSSFIDDDAPLADELPGTLIVSEEELEGLDMESQLITGIAADKNEAKVILTRVPDRPGAVASIFTPLAAANINVDMIIQNVGRDKGETDVTFTVPGADLVRTQALLEEHKPQIGFNRVITDPKVAKISVVGVGMRSHAGIASTMFKALADRGINIQAISTSEIKVSVLIDEDETELAVRVLHTAYGLDAVDDAA
- a CDS encoding siderophore-interacting protein: MARPEPRTLALLSRTRVTPNMVRLRLGGSGMAGFPEGSQGGYVKLRLSDGAEGARPVVRTYTIRQQGAEWIDLDFVVHGLDHESPGPAVQWALDAQPGDIISVGGPGPAKPLPEDMDFYLVAGDMTALPAISVNLEALPRHARGAAVIEIQHEDDRQDLIVPEGLAVHWLVNPHPGSDPDLLVRKLRELGWRDGETYAWVAAEFAAMRALRDYFRSERGLGPDRLYASSYWKQGEDEDSHRVTKRADAELAA